Genomic segment of Truepera radiovictrix DSM 17093:
ACACCCCGAAGCGTTGCGCGAGCGGCTGCGCGCCTTTAAAGCGGACGCGCCCCGCAAGCTGGTCCGCGCGCACACCCCCCTGCCGCTGCCGGCGCGGCTCTGGGCGGCGCTCACGGCGCGGGCCGGGGTCGAGGAGACGCGGCGCTGGGCGGAGCTCTCCAACCGCGACCTCGGCCGCTTGGCCGACGAGCTCGGCGCGGGCCGCTTCTGGGTCACCGGCAAGGGGGTCTTTAAAGAGGAGTTCGTGACCTGCGGCGGCGTCGCCCTGGGGGAGGTGGACTTCAAGACGATGGCCTCGCGCCGCGTCCCCGGCCTCTACCTGGCGGGCGAGGTGTTGGACATCGACGGCGTCACCGGCGGGTTCAACTTTCAGAACGCGTGGACGACCGGGTACCTCGCGGGGCGGGCGATGGCAGAAGCGCTCGCTGAGGGCGGGGCGAACGTCGGTGCTGTCACATCCTGGTCCACCTCCTCTCAAGCCCTCTGATAGGCTGTCCCGATCATCGGGCGTTAGCTGCCAAAACCTCGAGGAGTCACGATGAACCAGCGATACCTAGGCCGCACCGGTCTCAAAGTCAGCGAACTCTGCTTGGGCGCGATGACCTTTGGGCGCGAGCACGAGGCGACCGAAGCCGAAAGCCACGCGATGCTAGACCGCTTCGTGGCGGCGGGCGGCACCTTTATCGACACCGCGAACGTCTACAGCCAAGGCGTGTCCGAGGAGATCCTCGGGCGCTGGCTCGCGCATCAGGCTCGAGAGGGCCTGGTGATCGCCACCAAGGTGCGCTTTCCGATGGGCGACGGCCCCAACGAGGTAGGGTTAAGCCGCAAGCACATCCTGGCGTCGGTAGAGGCGAGCCTGCGCCGCCTCAACACGGACTACATCGACCTCTACCAGGTTCACTGCTGGGACGAGAGGACGCCCCTGGAGGAGACGCTCTCGACCCTCAACACCTTGGTTGAACGCGGCTGGGTGCGCTACCTAGGCGTCAGCAACTTTAGCGGGTGGCAGCTGCAAAAGGCTCTCGACCTCGCGCGCGCGCGCGGTTGGGAGCCGTTCGTCTGTCTTCAGCCGCAGTACAACCTGCTCTGCCGCTCGACCGAATGGGAGCTTTTGCCGGTCGCGCGCCGCGAAGGCTTGGGCGTCATTCCCTGGAGCCCGCTGCGCGGCGGCTGGCTTTCAGGCAAGTTCCGGCG
This window contains:
- a CDS encoding aldo/keto reductase; its protein translation is MNQRYLGRTGLKVSELCLGAMTFGREHEATEAESHAMLDRFVAAGGTFIDTANVYSQGVSEEILGRWLAHQAREGLVIATKVRFPMGDGPNEVGLSRKHILASVEASLRRLNTDYIDLYQVHCWDERTPLEETLSTLNTLVERGWVRYLGVSNFSGWQLQKALDLARARGWEPFVCLQPQYNLLCRSTEWELLPVARREGLGVIPWSPLRGGWLSGKFRRGMAAPVAGSRIERAEKEGWSESWSAYNNEHTWGVIDALVAVAEEVGRTPAQVAINWLLQRPGVTAPIIGARTMEQLEANLGAVGWRLSPEQMARLDAASAVTPPYPYDVIAGAQARR